One part of the Mya arenaria isolate MELC-2E11 chromosome 3, ASM2691426v1 genome encodes these proteins:
- the LOC128226060 gene encoding complement C1q-like protein 3: MTRQDGTSKAHSRDDKDDDSNPSGDNINHDAPTTLKLPPWLLSRQRLAVGNAAISVYLSQSKQHMTNEAIKFDRILLNDGNVYNTFTGAFTAPLSGIYLFTYHFDSTTSTFVRLVRLVVNGVNEVDAVANPHVVSGPRQAQSMGGNTCIIHVSHGQAVQIQVYEIPDTTIDSSDNFHFLRFLASCCINICQ, from the coding sequence CCGACAAGATGGAACTTCAAAAGCTCATTCACGTGATGATAAGGACGATGACTCAAACCCTTCAGGGGATAACATCAACCATGATGCTCCAACTACGCTGAAACTTCCGCCATGGCTGCTGTCACGTCAACGCCTGGCTGTTGGCAACGCTGCAATTTCCGTGTACTTGTCTCAGTCGAAACAGCACATGACGAACGAAGCAATCAAGTTTGACAGAATTCTACTCAATGACGGAAATGTCTACAACACTTTCACTGGCGCGTTTACGGCGCCGCTTTCTGGCATTTACCTCTTCACTTATCACTTTGATTCCACGACATCGACGTTCGTTCGTCTCGTTCGTCTCGTCGTTAACGGCGTAAATGAAGTCGACGCCGTAGCCAATCCGCACGTGGTTTCCGGTCCGCGACAGGCACAGTCCATGGGCGGAAACACGTGCATCATTCACGTGAGTCACGGCCAGGCGGTCCAGATACAAGTGTATGAGATTCCGGACACCACAATCGACTCGAGTGACAATTTTCACTTTCTACGTTTTCTGGCGTCTTGCTGTATTAATATATGTCAATAA